The proteins below are encoded in one region of Brassica rapa cultivar Chiifu-401-42 unplaced genomic scaffold, CAAS_Brap_v3.01 Scaffold0193, whole genome shotgun sequence:
- the LOC117129838 gene encoding uncharacterized protein LOC117129838 — protein MAGDQKGEFTKEEKLLIKAMTNHLNQTMGKMMKAKMEELRQEVRQERPRATDQNHESRRSERRQRREHEGRGSHKDKFADQKLKIPPFHGNADPAAYVEWEEKMELIFDYQSYAEVKKVQLTTAEFCGYASSWWKQLVSSRRHYGKEPVATWLKLRALMRHKYVPRQYHKEVLRKQSKTKPCSANSVQEQQGRIRSRSTGVIGLPSKTTSWFCEEDIKKLSQVIMDVEKQFRETHTTHPSLEEQNQELITSVSELNSAEPVSATTIQGDQAKESSAAIQKDEQPVQNVMVPFKQAIVPEETPREPQTACKKRQLIVFDPCDFQKTFLGIFLFNPFVWNKTRAVELSRHELGMEHVVFEPGGELWNHRNNPLVIEKKSAATTIVFGDLLPSEAKGMHVSAQQEFHYETNWRMLPTLSWIQQTGKRSKWPPDHQDIVNSAKHIGLAKFCELLYQIGLEGYRSTCGNLEHMTAHLSSLESALLVLEPAWVIRSWKLIKMPCFLIMSRCGSHQICRSFNTISEIVKSRVEMEISLE, from the coding sequence ATGGCAGGAGATCAAAAAGGAGAATTCACCAAGGAAGAAAAGCTATTGATTAAAGCCATGACCAATCATCTAAATCAAACCATGGGCAAGATGATGAAGGCTAAGATGGAAGAGCTTCGACAGGAGGTTAGACAGGAACGCCCACGAGCTACTGATCAGAATCATGAGTCTAGGCGCAGCGAGAGGAGACAAAGACGTGAGCATGAAGGCAGAGGCAGTCACAAAGATAAATTTGCTGATCAAAAGCTAAAaatccctcctttccatggcaacGCTGATCCTGCTGCATATGTGGAATGggaagagaagatggagttgATTTTCGACTATCAAAGCTATGCTGAAGTAAAGAAGGTTCAATTAACCACTGCTGAGTTTTGTGGTTATGCTTCAAGCTGGTGGAAGCAACTGGTGTCGTCTAGGAGACACTATGGAAAAGAACCTGTTGCAACCTGGCTTAAATTAAGGGCTTTGATGCGTCATAAGTATGTTCCAAGACAGTACCACAAGGAAGTGCTTCGAAAACAGTCTAAAACAAAGCCATGCTCTGCAAACTCAGTCCAGGAACAACAAGGCAGGATCAGATCAAGATCAACCGGTGTTATTGGTTTACCTAGCAAGACAACGAGCTGGTTCTGTGAGGAGGACATAAAGAAGCTGTCTCAAGTGATTATGGATGTGGAGAAACAATTCAGGGAGACCCACACTACACATCCATCCTTAGAAGAACAGAACCAGGAGTTAATCACTTCAGTCTCAGAACTCAATTCAGCAGAGCCGGTATCAGCTACAACTATTCAAGGAGATCAAGCCAAAGAATCATCAGCTGCCATTCAGAAAGATGAGCAGCCTGTTCAGAACGTCATGGTTCCTTTCAAACAAGCCATAGTACCAGAAGAGACACCCAGGGAACCACAGACAGCTTGCAAAAAGAGACAACTGATTGTCTTTGACCCGTGTGATTTCCAAAAGACATTCTTGGGTATTTTTCTGTTCAATCCCTTTGTCTGGAACAAGACCAGAGCAGTAGAGCTTTCAAGACACGAACTGGGCATGGAACATGTTGTATTTGAGCCTGGAGGAGAGTTGTGGAATCACAGGAACAATCCCTTAGTGATTGAGAAGAAATCGGCAGCAACAACAATTGTTTTTGGTGATCTTTTACCCTCTGAAGCTAAAGGGATGCACGTCTCAGCTCAGCAAGAGTTTCACTACGAAACCAATTGGAGAATGTTACCCACTCTTTCCTGGATCCAACAAACCGGAAAACGCAGCAAATGGCCACCTGATCATCAAGATATTGTCAATTCCGCAAAACATATCGGTTTAGCCAAATTCTGTGAGCTGTTATATCAGATTGGGCTGGAAGGTTACAGATCTACTTGTGGAAACCTGGAGCATATGACAGCacacttatcatccttggagagCGCTCTGCTCGTGCTAGAACCAGCTTGGGTAATAAGGAGTTGGAAGCTGATCAAAATGCCTTGCTTCTTGATCATGTCAAGGTGTGGAAGCCACCAGATTTGCAGAAGCTTCAATACCATTTCAGAGATTGTCAAATCAAGAGTGGAGATGGAGATTTCATTAGAGTAA